TGGAGATGTACCAGCCGAAGAAGTTCTCACAAACTCCCATGATCCATCCCCCCACGATGGCTCCGGGGATGCTTGTCAGTCCCCCCAGGACCGCCGCGGAAAACGACTTGACGAAGGGGGCGAACAACATGGTGTTGGAGAGGTCCGATCGGGCGGCGGTGAGGATCCCCGCCATGGCCCCCAGGACGGCCCCGATGCCCCAGGTGATGGAGAATATGCGCCGCGTGCGAATGCCCATGAGCCGTGCCGCCGTGCGGTTCTCGAAGGTGGCCCGCATGGCGATGCCAACGGCGGAGTATTGGAAGAAGACAAAGAGCACCACAATCAAGACGGAGGTTGCGGCGAAGATGATCAGGTCGAGCTGGCTGATGGGAACCTTTCCCACGTGATAGACCGGAAAATCCGAGAGCGGCGCGGGCATGCTCAGGTACTCGGTCCCGAATATCCAGCTCGCCGCGCCGTCGAAGGCGAGCCACAGGCCGATGGTGATGACGATATAT
This genomic interval from Candidatus Zymogenaceae bacterium contains the following:
- a CDS encoding branched-chain amino acid ABC transporter permease; the protein is MNEWTAIDIIIYLFIQGMAIGSLYAMIALGLVLIYRTSDVLNFSHDKMGMISAFVAYLLMSDYMPRIIAWCREVPVLSSVGDGLITGLVLAAVLALTFCFAFFFGVLTEFLFLSRAKNPSHIGYIVITIGLWLAFDGAASWIFGTEYLSMPAPLSDFPVYHVGKVPISQLDLIIFAATSVLIVVLFVFFQYSAVGIAMRATFENRTAARLMGIRTRRIFSITWGIGAVLGAMAGILTAARSDLSNTMLFAPFVKSFSAAVLGGLTSIPGAIVGGWIMGVCENFFGWYISMKLKTTFAFLVILAVLLVRPSGLLVRHHQKKV